The DNA region GAATCGCATAGTAAGCGTTTAGGTATTAAAGTTTTCGGTGGTCAGTTAGCTATCGCAGGAAACATTATTGTACGTCAACGTGGTACAAAACACCACCCTGATAAAGGTGTTGGTATTGGTAAAGACCATACTTTATTTGCATTGGTTGATGGAACAGTTGTTTTCAGAAAGAAAGCTGACAACAAATCGTATGTTTCTATCCTTCCTTATGTAGAAACAGAAGTAGTTGCTGAGCCAGTAAAAAAAGCACCAGCTGCTAAAAAAGAAGCTGTAGCTCAAGAAGTTGAGGCGGCACCAGCGCCAGCAAAAGCTAAAAAAGCATCTGCAAAAAAAGAAGAAGCTACTGAAGAAGCTGCACCAGCAGAATAATCAGCCGCTAAACAATATTTCGAAAATCCCGATGAAAATCGGGATTTTTTTTTGTCTGAGATTTCAGAAAAAACCGCCTTCACAACCGCTGTTACAAGGCTTTAGCCTAAACAGAAATTGTTTCCATACGAGCCGTTTGCGATTCGTGTTTTCATGTCATTACAATATTGAATTTGCTATTTATCTGAAAAAAATATTCAATTAAATTTTTATACTAAAAATTTTAGTATAGATTTGCTTAAAGAGGACGTTAATATTCTCTCTGATATTTAAATAGATTTTTTCGAACAAATTGGCCCCGTTGTCGATTGTTTTGCTTATATTTTTGTTCTATGACCGTAACCGTTTTAGCCATATTAGAAACCGACTTTAAACCAGACACCTCCTTGGGAAAAATCATGAATGAGCGGCTGAAGATTGCAGCAGCAGATTTACAGGATATTCACCTCCAACCGTTGCACGCCATGGGCCAACGTAGCGATGATGTGGTTGTTTACATTAGCTATAACCCCAAATATAAAATCAGATGGCGTGTGGTGAACGATGTTTCGGAAAATGTAGAGAACTTTGTTGCCCAAACCTGTGGTGAATTAGGTTACATTCAGTGGAAAACCAATGCCATCAATATTTTCAGGGGAAGTGAGTAGACAGATTTTTGATACTAAGTCCTTATAGTTCTTTTTTCATTACAAAATGAACAATTTGTTTTCTTGAATGTTCCTTAGTTAAAAGTAATTAATCTTTATGGTAGAGTTAGCTTATAGGTGCAATTTGCCTGGTCACGAGAAACATGTATATACGCTCATGCAATATGGAAACAACGAACCATTTGCCTATATGATAGACGGTGTTGTAATTGGAAGATTGGATAAGGTTGATGGCAACTGGAAACAAGTAGAAGGAGAGCAAACACCAAAAGAAGTAATAGCAGATATAGCTTATTTTTTGGATCATCGGGAATAGTTGATGCAATCCTGAAAGGAGTCGTCTTTTCGAGGGGATAATTTATTGGATAAAACTCAATATGATTCGATAGCTATCAGACGACGTTAAACTTTGCTGTCATCCTGAGGGGTAATTTTTAACAAAAAATCAATATCAAGTGACGTTTTTAAGGCGGTCGTCATCCGATAGCTATCGGATCCCGCGCAGGCGGTCCCGAAGCTTCGGGATCAAAGCCTCAGCATAACAAATACCAGCATTTCAACAAGTTGCATAAATACATTAATGGTATCACCTGACCGGATGGGCAGCAATGCTATAAGTTAAGGATAAAACAAAAAATATTGTCATCCTGATGGGGTAATTTATGGGATAAAACTCAATATGAATGACGTTGTTTTTTAGAAAAATACGTTAAGAGGCGTCGTCATTTCGAGCGTAGCCGAGAAATCTTTATTCAAGGTTCAAAGATTTCTCCTCCATAGGAGCTCCTTTGGAGCACTTCGGTCGGATCCGATAGCTATCGGATGACGATTTTTTTAATGTTTTCAGAAAACGTCAATGGTAGCGTAGTCGAAGAACTGATAATTTTTATTTTATCCATAGAAAAGGTCTTCGACTGAGTTTATCCTGAGCATTTCGACTACACTCAATATGAACTCGAGGCGAAAGGCTCAGGCTGACATTTATAAAATAGACTTCGGACTTAAGACTCCTGACTACAGACTAAACCAAAAACCCTCCGCCCAGCAGATCATTTCCTTCGTAAAATACGGCTGATTGACCGGGTGCGATCGCCGATACATTGTGGTCGAAAACTACACGCATGTTGTTTTTCTCCTGAACAATAGTGCTTAACATTCCAGCGTCCTTGTAACGAATTTTGGTAATCACATCGTTCATCGGTTCTTCAATGCTCGAATATTTAATCAGGTTTACGTTTCGAACAAGTGCTTCTCTACGTTCCAGTTCTTCTGCACGTCCTAAAACTACAGTGTTGCTCTCGGGCAATATCTGTGTCACAAACATAGGCTCTCCGAAAGCTACGCCCAAGCCTTTGCGTTGCCCGATGGTGTAAAACGGATAACCCTTATGCTGTCCAACAACCATTCCGTTACTTAAAACGAAGTTGCCACCAGCAACACGATCTTCTAAATCTTCAACTTTATGTTTCAAAAAGGCTCTGTAATCGTTATCAGGTACAAAACAAATCTCGTAGCTTTCTGATTTTTTTGCCAGTTCCTCCTGGCCCATATCCAATGCCATTTGTCTTATTTCGGCTTTGGCAAAGCTTCCTAATGGGAACTTGGTACGTGCGAGGTTTTCTTGCGAAACACCCCAAAGCACGTAAGACTGATCTTTGTTTTCATCTTTCCCTTTCGAGATCACGTAGCGTCCGCTATCCTGTTGGCGAATATTGGCATAATGCCCTGTTGCGATAAATTCACAGTCTAGTTTGTTTGCCCGTTTTAACAGCGCTTCCCATTTAATGTGGGTGTTGCAAAGCACACAAGGGTTTGGCGTTCTGCCCGCTAAATACTCATCAACGAAATTATCGATCACATAATCGCCAAATTCATCGCGTATATCCAAAATATAATGCGGAAATCCGTAGTTTACGGCAAGCGTTCGGGCGTCATTTATACTATCTAACGAGCAACAGCCGGTTTCCTTGCTGCTACCTCCCGATGAGGCATAATCCCAGGTCTTCATGGTTAAGCCAATTACCTCATAACCTTGCTCGTGCAACATTACAGCCGCTACCGAACTATCAACCCCGCCACTCATGGCCACCAGAATTCTACCGTGTTTACTCATCTTTAAATAATAGGATGCAAAAATAAGGTTTATTTAATTGAAATCATTTAAGGCAAGTCAGTTACTTGTAAAAACAAATCAACGGTTTAACAAATCAATTAGAAGCTATAAAAGGGTATTTGTAAACTTCATTTTAATGCCGCTCTGGAAATTTTGAATCGTTTTGAAAATTTCGATCAGCGTAACCTTATCAATCTTTGTTAAACTGTTCACCTCGATAAAGTTATTGGGGGCAATTTGATTATTTAATATTTGTTGCGCCTGGTTTTTTAGTCTCAAACCCATTAAGTAATAGTACGATTGCATCAGCTCGTTATATTGAGTTTCATTGAAAATGCCAAGGTCTTTTAATGCACTCAGCCTTTCGCCGGTATTTTCTTTCTGAAAAATTCTATTTTGAAGTGCATACACGCGAACCAAATCTACGATAGGTGTCATGGCCGTTTTGATATCGAAGCCTTGCTTGCTTTCGAGTTTTTGCGTTTTAATGTTCTTGAAATAGGTGAGGGGCGGTTCGTACAAAAGCGCATTTTTGGCCAGATACAGATAGAATTTTTCAATAGGTTTTTTCAGTTCCTCATCTACAGCGAGCCTCAACTGCTCCATAATATCCGGGTCGCCGTAAATTGCCCGGCAGTCGAAAAATGCGGCAAATTTAACAGCAGCTTCCGGCACCGCTTGTTCTATCCAGTTTTTGTAGTTGTATATCCAGTGCGAAAGTGAATGCGTCCAATTGGGGTTTGTGGCCATGTAATCGCCATCGCAGTACACAAAACCTACATAATTTAGCCGATCTGAAACCTGAGTGGCCAGATCAAGAAAATACGCTCGAACCATTGCCCGCTTTTCTTCGGGCGTATCTTCGTAAATGATCGCATTATCCTGATCAGTTTTAAGGCTCAATTCTTTCCTGCCTTCACTGCCCAACACCATAAAGACAAACTTTGCGGGCGGAGGTCCCAATTTGGAAATCACATCGTCGATAATTTTGTTCGAGATCGTGTCGGCAATGGTGGTAACCACTTCGTTAACAATTTGCGCATGTACACCTCTGCCCAGCAGCTGGGCCACAATTTTGGGTGCCTTTTGCCATTTAGCTCTTAAATCAGCGATGTTTACTGCCGATTTAACGGACTGAATGAATACCAGCGGCGATTGCGCCTGCTCACTCAAAAGCCTGTTCCGGCTTAAAAAGCCCACATAATCACCGCCTTGTTTTACCAAAAGGTAACGCGATTTGCTGCTGAACATGAGTAAGATGGCCTCGTAAACATATACGTGATCGAAGATGCTAACAATGTGTTCATCCATCACCTCACTAATTGGTGCTTGCGGATCGAGCTTGTTGGCTATCACGCGGTCACGCAGTGTAATGTCGGTAACAAAACCCAGATATTCATTATTGTCTTGTGCGACGAATAAACAACTAGTTTTATTGTCGGCCATTTTTTTTGCCGCCTCGAAAATTGGCGTTTCAGGTGTGCAGCTAACTATTTTCCGGTAGGTAATATCGCTTATCCGGGCACTGTAAAGTTGATCGGTAAATAAGTAATTGTCTTCTAACGAGCTGCTTTGGCGGTAGCGTTGCGCAAATTCCTCATCGAGCATTTTTTTGCCAAACTCTGTTGCAAAATAATCGAAGAACTCGCCGAAATCGGTACATAGTTTTTTGAACTCTTTGCGTGCCAAAAAGTAGGTTTTGGTTCCTTTTTTAGCTTCAACCTGTGTTAACGATTTCTTTTTGTTGAACAGGATGGATATTGCACCAAATGTTTTGCCCCGATGATAACTTTCTGCATTTATTTTATGCTTCGCAGCATCTAAGAAGTAACTTTCGAGCGTTCCGTATACCACAATTTCAACGCCTTTCATTTTTTGCGATGATGCATACAGCT from Pedobacter endophyticus includes:
- the mnmA gene encoding tRNA 2-thiouridine(34) synthase MnmA encodes the protein MSKHGRILVAMSGGVDSSVAAVMLHEQGYEVIGLTMKTWDYASSGGSSKETGCCSLDSINDARTLAVNYGFPHYILDIRDEFGDYVIDNFVDEYLAGRTPNPCVLCNTHIKWEALLKRANKLDCEFIATGHYANIRQQDSGRYVISKGKDENKDQSYVLWGVSQENLARTKFPLGSFAKAEIRQMALDMGQEELAKKSESYEICFVPDNDYRAFLKHKVEDLEDRVAGGNFVLSNGMVVGQHKGYPFYTIGQRKGLGVAFGEPMFVTQILPESNTVVLGRAEELERREALVRNVNLIKYSSIEEPMNDVITKIRYKDAGMLSTIVQEKNNMRVVFDHNVSAIAPGQSAVFYEGNDLLGGGFLV
- the rpmA gene encoding 50S ribosomal protein L27 codes for the protein MAHKKGAGSSKNGRESHSKRLGIKVFGGQLAIAGNIIVRQRGTKHHPDKGVGIGKDHTLFALVDGTVVFRKKADNKSYVSILPYVETEVVAEPVKKAPAAKKEAVAQEVEAAPAPAKAKKASAKKEEATEEAAPAE
- a CDS encoding DUF294 nucleotidyltransferase-like domain-containing protein; translated protein: MNEKLIFLKNTAPYQNLPNEILDKLAAVLEVNEFAEDTKLYASSQKMKGVEIVVYGTLESYFLDAAKHKINAESYHRGKTFGAISILFNKKKSLTQVEAKKGTKTYFLARKEFKKLCTDFGEFFDYFATEFGKKMLDEEFAQRYRQSSSLEDNYLFTDQLYSARISDITYRKIVSCTPETPIFEAAKKMADNKTSCLFVAQDNNEYLGFVTDITLRDRVIANKLDPQAPISEVMDEHIVSIFDHVYVYEAILLMFSSKSRYLLVKQGGDYVGFLSRNRLLSEQAQSPLVFIQSVKSAVNIADLRAKWQKAPKIVAQLLGRGVHAQIVNEVVTTIADTISNKIIDDVISKLGPPPAKFVFMVLGSEGRKELSLKTDQDNAIIYEDTPEEKRAMVRAYFLDLATQVSDRLNYVGFVYCDGDYMATNPNWTHSLSHWIYNYKNWIEQAVPEAAVKFAAFFDCRAIYGDPDIMEQLRLAVDEELKKPIEKFYLYLAKNALLYEPPLTYFKNIKTQKLESKQGFDIKTAMTPIVDLVRVYALQNRIFQKENTGERLSALKDLGIFNETQYNELMQSYYYLMGLRLKNQAQQILNNQIAPNNFIEVNSLTKIDKVTLIEIFKTIQNFQSGIKMKFTNTLL